Proteins encoded by one window of Anopheles maculipalpis chromosome 2RL, idAnoMacuDA_375_x, whole genome shotgun sequence:
- the LOC126556378 gene encoding uncharacterized protein LOC126556378, with product MRDKLLLVVGACCALAYLQVARTELSDYEIDYDEEGFWIGHGLGNRKEGDEILKVLHKSVGPFVEPQNVTVVEKFTAADGESITFTQFNSSKVLTYFHEVVLDFNPKNFYIRLKVFNITSLRLQRTVYGFRSNAIKPDVS from the exons ATGCGCGATAAGCTGCTGCTAGTGGTTGGTGCGTGCTGTGCGCTGGCCTATCTTCAGGTGGCCAGGACGGAGCTGAGTGATTATGAAATCGATTACGATGAGGAGGGCTTTTGGATTGGCCACGGGCTAGGCAACCGCAAGGAAG GTGACGAAATCCTGAAGGTGCTGCACAAATCGGTGGGCCCGTTCGTGGAGCCGCAAAACGTTACCGTCGTGGAGAAGTTCACTGCAGCGGACGGTGAAAGTATTACGTTCACACAATTCAACTCATCTAAG GTGCTCACATACTTCCACGAGGTGGTCCTGGACTTCAATCCCAAAAATTTCTACATCCGGCTGAAGGTGTTCAACATTACCAGCTTACGGTTGCAGCGAACAGTGTACGGATTTCGATCGAACGCAATCAAACCGGATGTGAGCTAG